One window of Vicinamibacterales bacterium genomic DNA carries:
- the pepF gene encoding oligoendopeptidase F: protein MVSPVSPSAPTVVPERQALDPKYTWDLTSIFPDWPAWETAFAHLDAGIEAYKKYEGTLGQGPEQLLRALEDRDALGQLSFRVWYYPSLQYDEDQRNNTINARRQRVQLLIARWQQATSWFQPELLKLPLETVRQWLAASEALAVYRFAIEEVFRLQAHVLNEQGEKLLSLSDRLGSVPRDSYAALSTADARFPTITLSTGESTQVSYGQYRKLLTVCRAQGDRRLAYEALYDTYAANLNTYAAIYNGVMQGDWFEARARGYKSTLDSALFGNAIPTSVVENLIGEAKRGVAPFRRYHQLRKRVLGVSDYYVYDAFAPLVEFDEHYKYDDVLDWIVAAVAPLGPAYQARVRKAFADRWIDVYENQGKRSGAYSAPVYGANPYMLMNYNDTLDAVFTLAHELGHSMHTLLSQESQPFVYSGYTIFVAEVPSTLNEALLLEFMLARAKSRDERIVLLQHAIDGIVGTFYNQVLFADFELEAHRLVEQDQPITADVLDGIYAARLAEFWGDALSPDTRAQHTWARIPHFFQSPYYVYQYATCFASTAKLMEEISGTSDAAARSAAVARYLDLLRAGGSDHPMTLLRRAGIDLAQPDTVRAVTKQLDDLVTRLEAELG, encoded by the coding sequence ATGGTTTCCCCGGTATCGCCCTCAGCCCCGACCGTCGTCCCCGAACGCCAGGCCCTGGATCCGAAATACACCTGGGATCTCACCTCGATCTTTCCCGACTGGCCGGCGTGGGAAACGGCGTTTGCCCATCTGGATGCCGGTATCGAGGCCTACAAGAAGTACGAGGGCACCCTCGGGCAGGGGCCGGAGCAACTGCTGCGCGCCCTGGAGGACCGCGATGCGCTCGGCCAATTGAGCTTTCGCGTCTGGTACTACCCGTCGCTGCAGTACGACGAGGATCAGCGGAACAACACCATCAATGCGCGCCGTCAGCGTGTGCAGTTGCTGATCGCCAGGTGGCAGCAGGCCACCTCGTGGTTCCAGCCCGAGCTGTTGAAGCTGCCGCTCGAAACCGTCCGCCAGTGGCTGGCCGCGTCCGAGGCGCTCGCCGTGTATCGCTTCGCGATTGAGGAAGTGTTCCGCCTGCAGGCCCACGTCCTCAACGAACAAGGCGAGAAGCTGCTGTCGCTGTCGGATCGCCTGGGCAGTGTGCCCCGGGACTCGTACGCCGCGCTGTCCACCGCCGATGCGCGCTTCCCGACCATCACGCTGTCAACCGGCGAGTCCACCCAGGTCAGCTACGGCCAGTACCGCAAGTTGCTCACGGTCTGCCGCGCGCAGGGCGACCGCCGGCTCGCCTACGAGGCGCTCTACGACACCTACGCCGCGAACCTCAACACCTACGCCGCCATCTACAACGGCGTCATGCAGGGCGACTGGTTCGAGGCGCGGGCGCGCGGCTACAAGTCCACGCTCGACTCCGCCTTGTTCGGCAATGCCATCCCGACCAGCGTGGTGGAGAACCTGATCGGCGAGGCCAAGCGCGGCGTCGCCCCGTTCCGGCGCTACCACCAGCTGCGCAAGCGCGTGCTCGGAGTGTCCGACTACTACGTCTACGACGCCTTCGCGCCGCTGGTCGAGTTCGACGAGCACTACAAGTACGACGACGTGCTGGATTGGATCGTGGCGGCGGTGGCGCCGCTCGGCCCGGCATACCAGGCGCGCGTGCGCAAGGCGTTCGCCGATCGGTGGATCGACGTCTACGAGAACCAGGGGAAGCGCAGCGGCGCCTATTCCGCGCCGGTCTACGGGGCCAACCCGTACATGCTGATGAACTACAACGACACCCTCGACGCGGTGTTCACGCTGGCGCACGAGCTGGGCCACTCCATGCACACGCTGCTCTCGCAGGAGTCGCAGCCGTTCGTCTACTCGGGCTACACGATCTTCGTGGCGGAGGTGCCGTCCACGCTGAACGAGGCGTTGCTGCTCGAATTCATGCTGGCGCGGGCGAAGAGCCGAGACGAGCGCATCGTGCTGTTGCAGCACGCCATCGACGGCATTGTCGGCACCTTCTACAACCAGGTGCTGTTCGCCGACTTCGAGCTCGAGGCGCACCGGCTGGTGGAGCAGGATCAACCCATCACCGCCGACGTGCTCGACGGGATCTACGCGGCGCGGCTGGCTGAATTCTGGGGTGACGCGCTGTCGCCGGATACGCGGGCGCAGCACACCTGGGCCCGCATCCCGCATTTCTTCCAGTCGCCGTACTACGTCTATCAGTACGCGACGTGCTTTGCGTCCACCGCGAAGTTGATGGAAGAGATCAGCGGCACGAGCGACGCTGCGGCGCGGTCCGCCGCGGTCGCTCGCTACCTCGACCTGCTCCGGGCGGGCGGCTCGGATCACCCGATGACCTTGCTCAGGCGCGCCGGCATCGACCTGGCCCAGCCCGATACCGTGCGGGCGGTCACCAAGCAGCTCGACGACCTGGTCACGCGGCTCGAGGCCGAGCTAGGGTAA